The following DNA comes from Brassica oleracea var. oleracea cultivar TO1000 chromosome C5, BOL, whole genome shotgun sequence.
NNNNNNNNNNNNNNNNNNNNNNNNNNNNNNNNNNNNNNNNNNNNNNNNNNNNNNNNNNNNNNNNNNNNNNNNNNNNNNNNNNNNNNNNNNNNNNNNNNNNNNNNNNNNNNNNNNNNNNNNNNNNNNNNNNNNNNNNNNNNNNNNNNNNNNNNNNNNNNNNNNNNNNNNNNNNNNNNNNNNNNNNNNNNNNNNNNNNNNNNNNNNNNNNNNNNNNNNNNNNNNNNNNNNNNNNNNNNNNNNNNNNNNNNNNNNNNNNNNNNNNNNNNNNNNNNNNNNNNNNNNNNNNNNNNNNNNNNNNNNNNNNNNNNNNNNNNNNNNNNNNNNNNNNNNNNNNNNNNNNNNNNNNNNNNNNNNNNNNNNNNNNNNNNNNNNNNNNNNNNNNNNNNNNNNNNNNNNNNNNNNNNNNNNNNNNNNNNNNNNNGTTTTCTCATTTTTGTAATTTAAAGTCATTTTAAAAAATTCAAAATATAACATATAAGAAAAATCTAATTTTTTTTATTATATGGCTAATGTGATTTTTTTATTATATGGTTAATGTGATTGTTTAAGTTTTTTTAATAATATAAATTTAAACAAAAATGAAGAAGAATGCAAAAAGTGTTATCAAATCTTTATTATTCATAATTATTAATTGTCATATATATGTAAATCATATTAGGTAATTTCGTATCTTTTATTTAAGGAAAGAATACACACTTCCTATATTTTAGGTTAATATAATGTTCTCTAGTGTTATATAATTATGGAATAATGTGACACCATTAGATTAAACTATACTTTGTATTAAATGTTCTAGAATTCTTTGAAATGGAATGTAGAAGGCATTTAGAGGTTCTTTGAAATGGAATGTAGAAGGCTAAAGTCCATATTTAGAGTGTCACCTAGGATTTGAGGTTTTTTTTAATTAATACAAAATTAAGGTTTTAATTTTTCAAATGCTTCTCAATTAATATATAGAAGATTTTTAAACGACTGTAATCTGTAGTTAATTATGCTCTTTCCTCCATAATTCATATATCATATATTCAATGACCGGCATTTGCCTTATTAGGAGTATAGAAGACTCAGGGTTGAGATCAAGGTCAGGAGAAATTTGAATATGATAATGACAGTTTTATATGCTTTTTGTGGTTCACCAAAACTCTTTCGTTAGAGTTAATAGGTGGGTTCACCTAAATCTGATGTTTATGCCCAGACTGTGACAAGATAATTACGATATGAGAAATTAGCAGGACCAGACAGGACTCTGTTCGTTTTGGGAATGATATAAAGCAATAGCAGTGGGGAAAAAACGGGCTCGTAACAAATATAAAGTCCATATTCAAAAAATACATTACAGAACCCACAAACGCAGTAACGGATATAAAAACACAACGACTGTATTGAAGAAGCCCACTGGGCCTAAAAGAAAGCTCAAAACGCAGCGCATTAACGTTCTTAATTTGTTTTTTTCTTTTCCTTTTCCGCTTGCTCTAGCATATAAAATGTCGACAAAACCCTAGCTCTCCTTCTCTCCTCCGTCACTGCCTCTCGAGCTAACACCAACCTAAAGGTACGACGACAGTCTCGACTCTCTTAGCTCCCGCATCAAAGGCATATTCTTGTCTGAAGATTCTAGTGTTGCTGGTTAGCTTTACATAGGCGAACTTAGGCATAGCTTGTTATTAGACTTAATATCAATCCTGCTTTGACTTTTGTTGCTTAACAGAGAGCTGTTGTGTTGTTGTCGGTGTGATTTAGTTATTTAGCAGAGGCTTTGAGTTTTTGGGAGAAAAATGGTGAGAATCAGTGTGCTCAACGATGCTCTCAAGAGCATGTTCAATGCCGAGAAGCGTGGCAAGAGGCAGGTCATGATCAGGCCTTCTTCCAAAGTCATCATCAAGTTCCTTATCGTCATGCAGAAGCACGGTATGCTTTTTTTTTTCCACCATTTTTAATTTAGTATACATTCAGTCCCAAGTATGCTCGAGTGTTTCGTACGTTCCTTAGGTTAATTCACTCAAATGCAGGTTACATCGGTGAGTTTGAGTATGTTGATGACCACCGATCCGGCAAAATCGTTGTCGAATTGAACGGGAGGTTGAACAAGTGTGGCGTTATCAGCCCACGTTTTGATGTTGGTGTCAAGGAGATTGAAGGTTGGACTGCCCGTCTGCTTCCTTCCAGACAGGTTCGGTCTTCTTATACTTTTTTTTCTTTGCTACCATGGCATCTAAAAAATAGAGAATCTCTTAGTATAACTTGTCTCAAGATTTGAAGAGTCTTCTTGAATGGTATGAATTGATTGAAACGTACTGAAATGTGCAGTTTGGGTACATTGTGCTGACTACATCCGCTGGCATTATGGACCATGAAGAAGCGAGGAGAAAGAATGTTGGAGGCAAGGTTCTCGGCTTCTTCTATTGAAAAGCTTTATGGGGAAAGAGACTTCTTCATTCTGTTTTTTTTTTTTTTTTAAACTTTTGTCATCCATTTTCTTCGAGACTTCCTTCTCCCTTTTTGTTTCGAATTTCGTGGTAACTATGTTGGATAGTTCTTAAACTACATTTTTCTTTTGGTCTCAAGTTCTTGAGAGATTCATTCATCTTACCTAGAGTCTTTCAACAGACCACGCCTAAAAGCTACAATATGCAGACCGTAATACATAGTTTGGCAGGTTATCTGTAATCTCTCTGCTAATAATAATATACTTAATCATGAATGAGGTGATTTATTGAACTCATTCCACTTACACGGGGGCAAGTAATTCAATATCCAAATGCATAAATTTTGTTAATCCGTTACATGAAGGAGCCTTTATATTTTAACTGAAGAGGAAATGGCCTGATACAAATATTGCTGAAAAACTAGATGTATATATAATAGTTAAGACAAGAGCTAACACATCACTCTAGTTCTCATCAATAAAACCTGGAAAAAAAAAAACTCTTCAAGAACAGCAAGAAACAAGAATCGACTGCCAAAGGTAACATGGTTGCCCAATTTTCTAGTTCTATTTTTCTCCCATAAAAGTTGATCACACCTTATCAGAAAATGGTCTACGGATCACTCTTCCCGTCTCCAGCCTTATCTCCGTCGCGCGTCTCATCTCATGTCCGGCGCCGGAAGCTCGCAGGTAGCTTCACTTATGTAGATTCGCAAAGATAGAAGAGAGAGATGAAGGTTTGATGAGCATCATCCATTGATGGCCTTTACGACCTCAAAAGAGGAGCCAAATGAGAGAGACGTCTCTTTTAGTGTTTATAGAACAAAAAAAGTGGGTCGTTGTAGAGGGTATCTTCGAAAGCATATGCTTCAAACCATTAATTTAGCTGACCTTAGACTCCATTATTATTACTTTTTCACTTTATGTTTTCTTGCTTGTTTTTAAGAAAAAATTAGATTTAGTATTGACGTGAGTAACATGGGCTGCTCGCCACGAAAGTAGAAAGAAAGTGAGGTCCTCTTTACCTCATTGTTTCTCATTGGACTACCTTCCCACTGTTCGATCTATCATTTTTATGAGGTTTACCAAAACTGGAAAAAAAAAAGACTTGTTCACCTTTTTATTTTGTTACTTAAATTTACTTTGGGAATTTAGGTTACGTTGGTAGGTTCTCCACCGAACACAATGTTCCCATTTATGAAAACTCCCTCAAATTGTTTTCTACAACCAATGAGCAAGTTGCTTTCCACTGTTATCTTGAATTCATATTTGCAAACTGTTATAATCCTTGCTGCTGATGGCAACACAAGTTTTGTTGGACAAGTCAATATATAATTTGATTTATTTTTTGTTATGTGAAGGCAACGCAACCAATCCAAACTTTGGGTTTGCAAAACGCTTCTCAACGAATCTTACTGAAAACAGGTTCTAATATGTATTCAGACTGTACTAACTACTAAGGCACTTTTACATGTGAAAATGGGATTTAGAGTTTTCGGAAGTTGGTGTATATTAGTTACTATTGTTTCAACTGAGTGGCTGTAGTTTAGTGGTGAGAATTCCACGTTGTGGCCGTGGAGACCTGGGCTCGAATCCCAGCAGCCACATTATTAAATTTTTATATTTTACTTATATGGGCCTGTAATTGGTTTTCGGCTAAAAGTTACTGGCTCTTGTGGACCTATATCTTTTACTAGACAGTTATTTCTTTCGGAGGCAGAGTGTAACTGACAGCCAGGAGGCATATGTAATTTTGACTTTCGATATAATACTTAACTAAAAAATTAGATAAAAAAAAAGATTTTGCTGCCAGAAAATAATGGATTGTAATCTTTTATCAAAAAAAAATAAAAAATAATGGATTGTATCTTTAAATTTTGTTGCCAACGATTTTATCTTTAAACTAATCCGTCATGTTGCTCGTTGGGATTATAATAATTTTTTTTATTGTTTACTAAGTTGTTGCCAATTGTATTATTAGATAAATCCGTTAAATATATAGATAATATACAACCACGTCAGCAAATTATAGAATTATATCATCAATCAATTACTTCAAATAATCCCACGATAAAATTCCTTCATTTCACCCTTAACTTAATCCTATTCAAAGATAAGATAAAAACGTAAAAAGGGAAAACGTAATATTCATTACAAATATTAAGGGATTCGATCCAGTAACACGGCAGTTTCAGTAGAATTATTTAATAGCATTAAATCTATTCAAATAAAATGAAGAACGTGATGGATTACATTAATTTAAAAGAAAAAAAAAAACTGAATTATCAGCGAGAAAGCATCTTTATTCGGTAGAGTCAATATCGATAATTACAAAATTATGGAAACAGATAATCATATAAGATCGTGACCATAAAGAAATGGATTAACATTCAGATCAAAACATTAAATACAATACTTATCCCAAAGTAAAAAAAAATAATCTCTTTCGTAACGGATTAACACCCTCCCCCCTTGTATATATATACGTCACGTCTCATTCACTGCCACTCTCTTTACCACTTTCTTCTTTACATCGCTGATCTTTGAGTTTCTCTTATACGATGGAGTTGGATCTTACACCGAAGTTGCCAAAGCAAGTGTACGGAGGAGATGGAGGATCGTACTTCGCGTGGTGCCCTGAAGAGCTTCCGATGCTGAAAGAGGGTAACATTGGAGCAGCGAAGCTCGCTCTTGAGCAGCATGGTTTCGCTGTTCCTCGTTACTCTGACTCTCCCAAAGTCGCCTACGTCCTTCAAGGTTCGTCTTCCCTTCAAAAAGTTGTTGACTTTATCCTGATCCAGCGATCTATCAATCTGATCGGACTAAAGTTTTGGATTTGATCTCTTTGTTTCTTCCTAAAGTTGTTAACTTTATGAATCTGATCATCTAACGTGTAAGTTATCGAAAGGTTGTGACTTTACGCTTGTTGACTCTGTTTTCAGGATCTGGAACGGCGGGGATTGTACTCCCTGAGAAGGAGGAGAAGGTGATTGCTATCAAAGAAGGAGACTCCATTGCTCTCCCCTTTGGTGTGGTGACATGGTGGTTTAATAGCCAGGAGACTGATCTTGTTATCCTCTTCCTTGGTGAGACCCACAAGGCTCACAAGAGAGGACAGTTCACTGACTTTTACCTCACCGGCTCTAACGGAATCTTCACCGGTTTCACCCCTGAGTTTGTCGGCAGAGCGTGGGATTTGGATGAGGGGACGGTCAAGAAGCTTGTGGGTTCTCAAACCGGTAAGGGCATTGTGAAGCTTGACGCTGGTTTCAAGATGCCAATGCCCAAGAGTGAGGATCGTGAAGGGTTTGTGTTGAATTGTTTGGAAGCTCCTCTCGATGTTGACATCAAGGACGGTGGGAGAGTTGTTGTCTTGAACACTAAGAATCTTCCTCTTGTTGGGGAGGTTGGGTTTGGTGCTGATCTTGTTAGGATCGATGCGCATTCAATGTGTTCGCCAGGCTTCTCTTGTGACTCGGCTCTTCAGGTGACTTACATTGTTGCTGGGAGTGGGAGAGTGCAAGTCGTTGGCGCTGATGGGAAGAGAGTTCTTGAGACTCACATCAAGGCTGGTTCTCTCTTTATTGTTCCGAGGTTCTTTGTGGTTTCGAAGATTGCTGATCCTGAGGGCATGTCTTGGTTCTCCATTGTGACTACTCCTGAGTAAGAATCCTATATGCCTTTTCTCTTGAGTCATTCAAATGAAAGAAACTAAAGTTGTGTGTGTGTGTTGTAGTCCGATCTTCACGCATTTGGCTGGGAGGACATCTGTTTGGAAGGCATTGTCTCCAGAGGTTCTGCAGGCGGCGTTTAAGGTTGATCCGGAGGTGGAGCAGTCTTTCCGTTCAAAGAGAACTTCGGACGCCATTTTCTTCCCTCCTTCCAACTGAAGAAGGCGAGGAGATGAGAACAAGAACCAGCTTTGTCGTTAATCGTTGCTTTTTTCCATTTTTTTTTTCTCTTTGCTTGTGATCCACGGAAGTACTTAGGGTTTCTTCTCTTGTGTTTTATCCTGGACCGGTTCTTGTTCTCTTTGTTGGTCTTTACGCTCTGTTATTGAAATAAAACACTATCTAAGGTTTTTTACATTTGAAAACTATCAATATTACTATTTTATAGGTCTTTCTCGAATACACATATTTTGACACGAAGCTGGCTTATGAGGCCGAACACAACACAACACACAATTCACCAAGCGTTACCAAATATTTCCCCTCGACATTTTTTTTCTCTTTTCCAAACGTTCTGTGGCAGGGCATCTTTTTTTTCAGTTAAATCTTTCTTATAACTTAGATATTCTAATTGCATCATAACGTGGTCTGGAAAGTAAACAAAAGAAAAGTATATGTTTATTTGGCCTAGAACTTGTTATCAGTTTGCATAATTCATTCATTATACGGTGTTATTGATCAAACCATGACACAATGAAGTATATATATTTTTTTTGATCAAAATGAAATATATTATTACATACGATTTTGTGATGTTAACATTAACTCATTATTTTCATAAACTATTTGAAACTTCAACAAGAAAGAGGAGGTATACCACAAGCCGAGAACGCTTTATGAGCATTTTTGGATTTAATATACTGACCATAAACTGGATCATTTACGTAACCACATAGACACGGCTTTTCTTTTTTCAGCATTGCGCAACACTCTGTTGACGGCTTACTTCCGGTTTTTACAGCTGGGCTGCATGGGCTAAGTTCTTTCGGATTGCATGACAGTACTTTCTCATCTTCCATGGCTGCATTGGTGAGAGCCAGAGACAACACAAGGACTATCAGAAATGCCATGCTTATTGCTCCTGTTAACTTCATATATATATATATATATATTATTTTTTTTGGAAAAGTGAAACAAAAATTGAAAAAGAGAATCTTAAACGCCAGCATTGTTCCAAGGCTGGTTCTCTCTTCTCTTCTCCAAGGTTCTTTGTGGCTTCAGAGATTGCTGATCCCATGGGCATGTCTTGGTTCTCCATAAGAATGTCAAACAGGTTGATCTGTCCCGTCCCCTCCCGTACCGCAGCAGGCTCGTCTTCGAGCGGGTCAGGGCGGGTCAGGCCCTCGCGGGCTGCGGTCTTCAAAATGGCTGACCAAACCCGTACAGCAAAACATGTAGGCCTTTGCGGATCGGCCCGCGGGACATAGAATTACAAACGGACATATGGTTCCTGAACGCTTCAAGACATGATTCAGGACGCTTTATCAGTTTCATGACGCATCAGTAAGTGAGTTTAGTCGAGGATTGAACTGAATAAAGCAATACACTTGTTAGTTGAAGATTTTGTTGGATCAAAACACTAGTTTATTTACTTTTGTTAGACTCCAAACATTTTAAAAATAAACAATATTAGTTGCTGAATCCAAATATTATAACTCATAAGTTCATAACAAATGATTTAGTTTTCAGAAACCAAAATTAAATAAAACCAATACCAAATCAAAGATGCTAATCCCAAAAATAAATAAATAAAAAACGCCAATCACACTTCTTGTTCTTCATCTTTATCACCAACAAGCGACAAAAAGATAGAAATTTATCTTCTTCACCATCAACTTCATCTTCTGCAAATAAGAATAATAAAGATATATTGAAACCTAAAACTCCAAAATGTATGATATTGAAAACAAATACATATAGGCAAAACTATGAAGAATCCATGGCGGGAACTAGATCTTCTTATTCGGTGGAAAGTGAGTTTTCAAACTTCTTATAATAACTCGAAGAAGCTCTACCGGTGCAGATCGAAGGTGCTTGGGAGACCGGTGCAGATCGAAGGTGCTTGACATCGACCCTGAAACCACCATCACCGAAGCTACATAACGTCGAATCGCCTTCTCTCTCTCTCTCTGTCAATGTTTTAGGCGAAAGCAGAATGGGGACTTAGGGTTGCGGGTCTTCAAAATCCCGCAGGTTAAGCTCATCCCGCTTTCGACCCGTGCCGCTTTCGACCCGTCCCGCGAGGCCCACAATTTTGCGGGCTTACCAAATGGAAGCCCAATCCCGCCCCGCAGCAAGCTTTTACGGGCCAGGCCCGCGGTCTAGGTCCTTGATTGCCATCCCTAGTTCTCCATTGTGACTACTACTCCCGAGCAATGGCTCCCGAGTAAGGATTCTATTCGTTTCTATGCTTTCCTCTTGAACCATACGAATAAAAGAGACTAAAAGTTGTGTGTGTTTCTAGTCCGATCTTCACGCATTTGGCTGGGAGGATATCTGTTTGTCTCCAGAGGTTTTGCAGGCGACGTTTAAGGAGAACTTCGGACGCCATTGTCTTCCCTCCTTCCAACTGAAGAAGGCGAAGAGAGGAGAACAAAAACCAGCTTTGTTTGCTTTTTCCCTCTGTTTTTCCCTTTGCTTGTGAATTGTGATCCACGGAAGTATTCATAATCTAGGACTTTTAGGGTTTGCTTCTCTTTCTGTTTTTTTTTAAT
Coding sequences within:
- the LOC106343628 gene encoding glutelin type-B 5-like, producing MELDLTPKLPKQVYGGDGGSYFAWCPEELPMLKEGNIGAAKLALEQHGFAVPRYSDSPKVAYVLQGSGTAGIVLPEKEEKVIAIKEGDSIALPFGVVTWWFNSQETDLVILFLGETHKAHKRGQFTDFYLTGSNGIFTGFTPEFVGRAWDLDEGTVKKLVGSQTGKGIVKLDAGFKMPMPKSEDREGFVLNCLEAPLDVDIKDGGRVVVLNTKNLPLVGEVGFGADLVRIDAHSMCSPGFSCDSALQVTYIVAGSGRVQVVGADGKRVLETHIKAGSLFIVPRFFVVSKIADPEGMSWFSIVTTPDPIFTHLAGRTSVWKALSPEVLQAAFKVDPEVEQSFRSKRTSDAIFFPPSN
- the LOC106343860 gene encoding 40S ribosomal protein S15a — encoded protein: MVRISVLNDALKSMFNAEKRGKRQVMIRPSSKVIIKFLIVMQKHGYIGEFEYVDDHRSGKIVVELNGRLNKCGVISPRFDVGVKEIEGWTARLLPSRQFGYIVLTTSAGIMDHEEARRKNVGGKVLGFFY